The nucleotide sequence TTGGGCCGACCCGCCCCCAGGTCTGACCCTGAGTCGCTATTTGGGGGACATCCATCCCGCCTTTGCCCACTGTTGAGAAAGTGAGCCAGGCAACGTTGTCGAGGGGGAGCGGGTCTCATTCTGCCACTTACGACAGCGGGAAAGCTCGTAGGCAACACAGTTTTCTCGACTTAAGCTCAAACACTCACGGAGGTAGGAATCATGGGTTGGCTCGTTACGATTTTGGTTGGTGCACTGTGCGGCTGGTTGGCCAGCATGATCATGAAGACCGACGCCCAGCAGGGCGCGGTGGCGAACATTCTCATCGGGATCGTCGGCGCTCTGCTCGCGCAGTTCGTCTTCGGTGACCTGCTGCGTATCGGCGGCTCTTACGCGGCGGGCGGCGGCTTCAACTTCCTCA is from Deinococcus wulumuqiensis R12 and encodes:
- a CDS encoding GlsB/YeaQ/YmgE family stress response membrane protein, whose product is MGWLVTILVGALCGWLASMIMKTDAQQGAVANILIGIVGALLAQFVFGDLLRIGGSYAAGGGFNFLSIVWGVIGSVILIAILKALKILR